The following are encoded in a window of Chloroflexota bacterium genomic DNA:
- a CDS encoding DNA-directed RNA polymerase subunit beta produces MTLSIEKSAANFHSATTLANGNSADGTRSYAATSTVLDVPNLIQVQIDSFEWFKNDGLKDLFEEISPIEDSPGARFELSLGDHYFEEPKFTEEECREKEVTYSAPLYVTVTLEIKASGTGHGEIKEQTLFIGDIPLMTSNGTFVINGAERVVVSQLVRSPGVYFTTTPDTNTGRGLASAKLIPYRGAWMEFETSSRDVISVKVDRKRKTPVSTLLRAMGYATNEELIDMFADVDTNPEHEYIRTTIDRDGAVTNEEEALLEFYRRLRPGEPTSLDNAKDLIKNLFYNDRRYDLGRVGRYKLNRSLKRDETNTIRTLEADDIITLLKQMIRINNGEVTPDDIDHLGNRRVRAVGELIQNQVRVGLLRMERVIKERMTTQIDPATTTPAALINIRPVVAAVREFFGGSQLSQFMDQTNPLAELTHKRRLSALGPGGLSRERAGFDVRDVHHSHYGRICPIETPEGPNIGLLGSLATYARTNEFGFIETPYRQILTEIGNTDPDIEGRTLMQDLVGLDGNKLLTEGRVVNSRYLRRVASLPEQQVKVKPYVSMAPGSVEYLAADGEEGKHIAMASTPVDEKGQFITEYIETRRGEGVGLERPQDVAYMDVSPMQLVSVSTALIPFLEHDDANRALMGSNMQRQAVPLLKPESPLVRTGMESRVARDSGQVIISTVNGIVTEVTGERICVVDENGEMHPHRLLKFLRSNQGTCINQRSIVNKGDVVRAGQVLADSSSTGGGELALGQNVLVAFMSWEGYNFEDAIILSRKLVKDDKFTSIHIEKHEVEARDTKLGPEEITRDIPNVGEDSLRDLDEEGIIRVGAEIKTGDILVGKITPKGETELSAEEKLLRAIFGEKARDVKDTSLRVPHGERGKVIGVKVLNRVDKDELSPGVNKMVRLWIAQTRKITEGDKMAGRHGNKGVVAKIMPEEDMPFLPDGTPVDIILNPIGVPSRMNLGQVLETHLGWAAHNMGFKAVTPVFDGAPDTGIEDALAQAWIIDQAEAVDVASNDANGMKSIDLGKVRDWLEERNYSFDRIFMEQAPGEASRVCLETWLREEVRVDVSDMTLDDMKEEALRLNREEQRAAPTLGKSILYDGRTGEPFDQPIAVGYIYMMKLIHLVEDKIHARSTGPYSLITQQPLGGKAQFGGQRFGEMEVWALEAYSAANNLQEMLTLKSDDVIGRVKTYEAIVKGENVTQPGVPESFHVLMKELQSLGMSVELMHEPASQMLLDDYDGDIGALDEFPPALDMDEMFSDVPRLPDESAMGFADANAAFDPPSPTEPAPQIGDD; encoded by the coding sequence ATGACCCTATCTATTGAGAAGTCCGCAGCCAACTTTCATTCCGCCACGACGCTCGCCAACGGCAACTCCGCCGATGGCACGCGCTCGTACGCGGCGACTTCCACCGTGCTCGATGTGCCGAACCTGATTCAGGTGCAAATCGACTCGTTCGAGTGGTTTAAGAACGATGGCTTGAAGGACTTGTTCGAGGAGATTTCGCCGATAGAAGACTCGCCCGGAGCGCGATTCGAGCTCTCGCTTGGCGACCACTACTTTGAAGAGCCCAAGTTCACCGAAGAAGAATGCCGCGAGAAGGAAGTTACATACTCCGCGCCGCTGTATGTAACAGTTACGCTGGAAATCAAGGCAAGCGGCACCGGACATGGCGAGATTAAAGAACAAACCCTGTTCATCGGCGACATCCCGCTGATGACCAGCAACGGCACCTTCGTCATCAACGGCGCAGAGCGCGTCGTCGTCAGCCAGCTCGTGCGCTCGCCGGGCGTGTACTTCACCACTACGCCCGACACTAACACCGGCCGCGGTCTCGCTTCCGCCAAACTGATACCGTATCGCGGCGCGTGGATGGAATTCGAGACTTCATCCCGCGATGTCATATCGGTCAAGGTAGATCGCAAGCGCAAGACGCCCGTCAGCACATTGCTGCGAGCGATGGGCTATGCCACGAACGAAGAGCTTATCGACATGTTCGCCGATGTGGACACGAACCCGGAGCACGAATATATCCGCACGACCATCGACCGCGACGGCGCGGTTACGAACGAAGAAGAGGCGCTGCTGGAGTTCTACCGCAGGCTGCGTCCCGGCGAGCCGACAAGCTTGGACAACGCGAAAGATCTCATCAAGAACCTGTTCTACAACGACCGCAGGTACGATCTCGGGCGCGTGGGACGCTACAAGCTCAACCGCAGCCTGAAGCGCGACGAAACCAACACCATCCGCACGCTGGAAGCGGACGACATCATCACGCTGCTGAAGCAGATGATTCGCATCAACAACGGCGAGGTTACGCCGGACGACATAGACCATCTGGGCAATCGGCGCGTCCGCGCAGTCGGCGAGCTGATACAGAACCAGGTGCGCGTCGGTCTGCTGCGAATGGAACGCGTCATAAAAGAGCGCATGACCACGCAAATCGACCCCGCGACGACCACGCCGGCGGCGCTCATAAACATCCGCCCGGTCGTGGCGGCGGTGCGCGAATTCTTCGGCGGCTCGCAGCTGTCGCAGTTCATGGACCAGACGAACCCACTCGCCGAGCTTACGCACAAGCGCAGGCTGTCCGCGCTCGGTCCCGGCGGCTTGTCCCGCGAACGCGCCGGCTTCGACGTGCGCGACGTGCACCACTCGCACTATGGCCGCATCTGCCCAATCGAAACGCCCGAAGGTCCCAACATCGGACTTCTAGGCTCGCTCGCCACATACGCGCGCACCAACGAATTCGGCTTCATCGAAACGCCGTATCGCCAAATCCTGACCGAAATCGGCAATACCGACCCGGACATCGAGGGCCGCACTCTTATGCAAGATTTGGTGGGATTGGACGGCAATAAACTGCTGACCGAGGGCAGGGTTGTCAACAGCCGTTATCTGCGGCGTGTGGCTTCGCTGCCGGAACAACAGGTCAAGGTGAAGCCGTATGTGTCTATGGCGCCCGGCTCCGTCGAGTATCTCGCGGCGGACGGCGAAGAGGGCAAGCACATCGCCATGGCGAGCACGCCCGTCGATGAGAAGGGGCAGTTCATCACCGAGTACATCGAAACACGGCGCGGCGAAGGTGTCGGGCTGGAACGCCCGCAGGATGTCGCGTACATGGATGTGTCGCCGATGCAGCTGGTCAGCGTTTCCACCGCGCTCATCCCGTTCCTCGAACACGACGACGCCAACAGGGCACTGATGGGATCGAACATGCAACGGCAGGCTGTGCCGCTGCTCAAGCCCGAATCGCCGCTTGTGCGCACCGGCATGGAAAGCCGCGTAGCGCGAGACAGTGGACAGGTCATAATCTCCACTGTCAACGGCATCGTAACGGAGGTTACCGGCGAGCGAATCTGCGTCGTGGACGAAAACGGCGAAATGCACCCGCACAGACTGCTGAAGTTCCTGCGCAGCAACCAAGGCACCTGCATCAACCAGCGCTCCATCGTCAACAAGGGCGATGTCGTGCGCGCCGGACAGGTGCTCGCGGACAGCTCGTCCACCGGCGGCGGAGAACTCGCGCTCGGGCAGAACGTGCTGGTCGCGTTCATGAGCTGGGAAGGCTACAACTTTGAAGACGCCATCATCCTGAGCCGCAAGTTGGTGAAGGACGATAAGTTCACCTCGATACACATAGAAAAGCACGAAGTCGAAGCGCGCGACACGAAGCTGGGTCCCGAAGAAATCACGCGGGACATCCCCAATGTGGGCGAGGACAGCCTGCGCGACCTAGACGAAGAAGGCATAATCCGCGTTGGCGCGGAAATCAAGACCGGCGACATTCTCGTCGGCAAGATTACGCCCAAGGGCGAGACCGAGCTCAGCGCGGAAGAAAAGCTCCTGCGCGCGATATTCGGCGAGAAGGCGCGCGATGTGAAGGACACCTCGCTGCGTGTGCCGCACGGCGAACGCGGCAAGGTCATCGGCGTCAAGGTGCTGAACCGTGTCGATAAGGACGAGCTTTCCCCGGGCGTGAACAAGATGGTGCGCCTGTGGATTGCCCAAACGCGCAAGATTACCGAAGGCGACAAGATGGCGGGACGGCACGGCAACAAGGGCGTGGTCGCCAAGATTATGCCCGAAGAAGATATGCCATTCCTGCCGGACGGCACGCCCGTTGACATCATCCTCAACCCGATTGGCGTGCCATCGCGCATGAACCTTGGGCAGGTGCTGGAAACGCATCTCGGCTGGGCGGCGCACAATATGGGCTTCAAGGCAGTGACGCCCGTGTTCGACGGCGCGCCCGACACAGGCATCGAAGACGCGCTCGCGCAGGCGTGGATTATCGACCAAGCGGAAGCCGTAGATGTGGCGTCCAACGACGCGAACGGCATGAAGAGCATCGATCTGGGCAAGGTGCGCGACTGGCTCGAAGAGCGCAACTACAGCTTCGACAGGATATTCATGGAGCAGGCGCCGGGCGAGGCTTCGCGCGTCTGCCTAGAGACTTGGCTGCGCGAAGAAGTGCGCGTCGATGTCTCCGATATGACGCTGGACGACATGAAGGAAGAGGCGCTGCGCCTGAACCGCGAGGAACAGCGCGCCGCACCAACACTCGGCAAATCCATCCTGTACGACGGGCGCACCGGCGAGCCATTCGACCAGCCCATCGCGGTCGGCTACATCTACATGATGAAGCTCATCCACCTCGTCGAAGACAAGATTCACGCGCGCTCGACCGGCCCGTACTCGCTGATAACGCAGCAGCCGTTGGGCGGCAAGGCGCAGTTCGGCGGACAGCGCTTCGGCGAAATGGAAGTCTGGGCGCTCGAAGCGTACAGCGCCGCGAACAACCTGCAAGAAATGCTCACGCTAAAATCTGACGATGTCATCGGCAGGGTCAAGACCTACGAGGCAATCGTCAAGGGCGAGAACGTAACGCAGCCCGGCGTACCGGAGTCGTTCCATGTGCTGATGAAGGAATTGCAAAGCCTAGGCATGTCGGTCGAGCTGATGCACGAGCCGGCAAGCCAGATGCTGCTAGACGACTACGATGGCGACATCGGCGCGCTAGATGAGTTCCCTCCCGCGCTGGACATGGACGAAATGTTCAGCGATGTGCCGCGCCTCCCGGACGAAAGCGCAATGGGCTTCGCCGACGCCAACGCAGCCTTCGACCCACCCTCGCCAACCGAACCCGCGCCGCAAATAGGAGATGACTAG